In Allorhizobium pseudoryzae, the genomic window TCCAAGCCCGATGATCGTGCGGCCACTGACCCGTTCTGAAAACTGGTCCGGCAGGGGAAACCGCAAATCCGGGCGGCGTGTCTCCAGACGCTCCAGACGCGCCTGTTCCATGGTCGGGGCCAGACCGCGACGAACGGTCTCCACCTCTGGCAATTCGGGCATGAGTTCCTAAGTTCCTGTTTCCAACATGGCGGTCTGCCTCTATAGACCAGCGCCATAGTGCCGCAAGCACGACAAGAGATAGTATCGCCCGGCCGGCTTCGCTATGGTCGCCGGCAGTGACGACACGGATGAGGATCAGATCGCATGGCTGACAGCCGGACCTCTGCTGACGGTGGAATGGAAACCTCCTATGGCTTCCGCGAAGTGGGCCAGGGCGAAAAGCAGGGTCTCGTCAACGAGGTCTTCCACAAGGTCGCCAAGCGCTACGACATCATGAACGACGTGATGTCGGCGGGCATGCACCGCGTCTGGAAGGATGCGATGGTGGCAAGCCTCAACCCGCGCAAGGACCCGTCCTACAAGGTGCTGGACGTGGCAGGCGGCACCGGTGACATCGCGTTCCGGATCGTCGAAGCCTCCGGCCGGCAGGCGCAGGCAACCGTGCTCGATATCAACGGGTCCATGCTGGACGTCGGTGCCGAGCGCGCCGCCAAGCGCAAGCTCTCCCAAAACCTCACCTTCGTCGAAGCCAATGCCGAGGAACTGCCCTTCGAGAACGGCACCTTCGATGCCTATACGATCGCGTTTGGCATCCGCAACGTGCCGCGCATCGATGTGGCGCTGTCGGAAGCGTTTCGCGTGCTGAAGCGCGGCGGGCGCATTCTCGTGCTCGAGTTTTCCGAAGTCGAAATGCCGCTGCTCGACCGTTTCTACGACGAGTGG contains:
- the ubiE gene encoding bifunctional demethylmenaquinone methyltransferase/2-methoxy-6-polyprenyl-1,4-benzoquinol methylase UbiE — protein: MADSRTSADGGMETSYGFREVGQGEKQGLVNEVFHKVAKRYDIMNDVMSAGMHRVWKDAMVASLNPRKDPSYKVLDVAGGTGDIAFRIVEASGRQAQATVLDINGSMLDVGAERAAKRKLSQNLTFVEANAEELPFENGTFDAYTIAFGIRNVPRIDVALSEAFRVLKRGGRILVLEFSEVEMPLLDRFYDEWSFRAIPQFGKMITGDAEPYQYLVESIRKFPNQEDFARMIRAAGFSRVTYTNFTGGIAALHSGWKL